A window of the Hordeum vulgare subsp. vulgare chromosome 5H, MorexV3_pseudomolecules_assembly, whole genome shotgun sequence genome harbors these coding sequences:
- the LOC123398846 gene encoding cytochrome b-c1 complex subunit 6-1, mitochondrial-like — protein sequence MADNEPVDPKNFLEERCKPQCVKSLYDYERCVKRVENDETGQKHCTGQFFDYWSCVDKCVAPKLFEKLK from the exons AT GGCGGACAATGAACCTGTTGACCCAAAGAATTTCCTTGAGGAACGCTGCAAGCCGCAATGTGTAAAATCATTGTATGACTATGAG AGATGTGTGAAGAGAGTCGAGAATGATGAAACTGGGCAGAAGCACTGCACCGGACAGTTCTTTGACTACTGGTCATGCGTTGACAAATGT GTGGCACCGAAGCTCTTTGAGAAGCTCAAATGA